Proteins encoded within one genomic window of Epinephelus lanceolatus isolate andai-2023 chromosome 9, ASM4190304v1, whole genome shotgun sequence:
- the LOC144464238 gene encoding nuclear factor 7, brain-like yields MADNTALLQSFLSCHVCSETFRDPVSLSCNHSFCSSCLQKFWEQAESKNCPLCKRKSSKTDPLVNFTLKDLADSFAGRQKAGSSETEKGEKKEEVVCSKHQEEPRLFCMDEDRAVCPVCEFSLHQSHKVVPIEEAVSELKDQLKCDLKSLQDKRDKYKQVEETYNEVIEHSKKQLLSTERQIRAEFNKLHQFLKEEEECRLAAVREEEEQKGKTISREMEMIEEQISSLSHSICAVEEELQKHKVPFLSSYKATQSRARVQCSLSDPQLVSGALIDVAKHLGNLSFRVWEKMKDKVHFSPVILDPNTAHPRLYLSDDLTSVRQGDTKQQLPDNPERFTQYSDVLGSEGFSSGKHSWEVEVGDHPHWMLGLAKESLDRKGEIDASPEYGNWCLCYEDGKYTDVVGETVTVKKSLQRIRVQLDYDRGEVSFYDPEDMTHICTHRDTFAEKLFPCFFIGKAGDAKTADIKMCQSEISL; encoded by the coding sequence ATGGCTGACAATACTGCTCTCCTCCAAAGTTTCCTGAGCTGCCACGTGTGTTCAGAGACTTTCAGAGATCCTGTGTCTCTGAGCTGCAACCACAGCTTCTGTTCAAGCTGCCTGCAAAAATTCTGGGAACAAGCTGAAAGCAAAAACTGTCCCCTTTGTAAAAGAAAATCCTCAAAGACTGATCCATTAGTGAACTTTACACTGAAGGACCTGGCTGACTCCTTTGCTGGGAGACAGAAAGCTGGCTCAtctgagacagaaaaaggagagaagaaggaggaggtggtgtGTAGTAAACATCAAGAAGAGCCTAGATTGTTCTGTATGGATGAAGATAGAGCTGTGTGTCCTGTCTGTGAGTTTTCTCTCCACCAGAGTCACAAGGTGGTTCCTATAGAAGAAGCAGTCAgtgagctgaaggaccagctgaAATGTGACTTAAAGTCTCTGCAGGACAAGAGGGACAAATACAAACAAGTGGAGGAAACATACAATGAAGTGATTGAACACTCCAAGAAGCAGCTGttgtccacagagaggcagatcaGAGCAGAGTTCAACAAGCTCCATCAGTTcctgaaagaggaagaggagtgcagactggcagctgtgagggaggaagaggagcagaaggggaAGACTATCagcagagagatggagatgatTGAGGAGCagatctcctctctgtctcacagtATCTGTGCTGTTGAAGAAGagctgcagaaacacaaggTGCCATTCCTCAGCAGTTATAAAGCCACTCAGAGCAGAGCCAGAGTCCAGTGCTCACTGTCAGATCCACAGCTGGTCTCAGGAGCGCTGATAGATGTGGCCAAACACCTGGGCAACCTGTCCTTCAGAGTCTGGGAGAAGATGAAGGACAAGGTCCACTTCAGTCCTGTCATTCTGGACCCAAACACTGCACACCCCCGTCTCTATCTGTCTGATGATCTGACCAGTGTGAGACAGGGAGACACAAAGCAGCAGCTTCCTGACAATCCAGAACGATTCACTCAGTATTCAGATGTTCTGGGCTCTGAGGGCTTCAGCTCAGGGAAACACAgctgggaggtggaggtgggagacCATCCTCACTGGATGTTGGGTTTGGCCAAAGAGTCACTTGACAGGAAAGGAGAGATAGATGCTTCACCAGAATATGGAAATTGGTGTTTATGTTATGAAGATGGAAAATACACTGATGTTGTTGGTGAGACTGTCACAGTGAAGAAGAGTCTCCAGAGGATCAGAGTCCAGCTGGACTATGACAGGGGGGAGGTGTCCTTCTACGACCCTGAAGACATGACTCACATCTGCACTCACAGAGACACTTTCGCTGAGAAACTCTTCCCATGTTTCTTTATTGGAAAGGCTGGTGATGCTAAAACTGCTGATATCAAAATGTGTCAAAGTGAGATTTCTCTGTGA
- the LOC144464237 gene encoding nuclear factor 7, brain-like gives MAEKIALVESFLSCHVCSETFRDPVTLNCNHSFCSSCLQKFWEQAKNKNCPICKRKSSKEFPDVNFTLKELADSFAGRQKAGSSETEKGEKKVEVVCSKHQEEPRLFCMDEDRAVCPVCEFSLHHGHKVVPIEEAVSELKDQLKCDLKSLQDKRDKYKQVEETYNEVIEHSKKQLLSTERQIRAEFNKLHQFLKEEEECRLAAVREEEEQKGKTISREMKMTEEQISSLSHSICAVEEELQKHKVPFLSSYKATQSRARVQCSLSDPQLVSGALIDVAKHLGNLSFRVWEKMKDKVHFSPVILDPNTAYPRLYLSDDLTRVRRGDTKQQLPDNPERFTQYSDVLGSEGFSSGKHSWEVEVGDHPRWILGLAKEAVDRKGKISTSPKYGNWCLCYDDGKYTNVVGKTVTVKKSLQRIRVQLDYDRGEVSFYDPEDMTHICTHRDDFTEKLFPYFNIGKAGDAKTADIKMCQSEISL, from the coding sequence ATGGCTGAAAAAATTGCTCTTGTTGAAAGTTTTCTGAGCTGCCATGTGTGTTCAGAGACTTTCAGAGATCCTGTGACTCTGAACTGCAACCACAGCTTCTGTTCAAGCTGCCTGCAAAAATTCTGGGAacaagctaaaaacaaaaactgtcccATTTGTAAAAGAAAATCCTCAAAGGAATTCCCAGATGTGAACTTTACACTGAAGGAACTGGCTGACTCCTTTGCTGGGAGACAGAAAGCTGGCTCAtctgagacagaaaaaggagagaagaaggtGGAGGTGGTGTGTAGTAAACATCAAGAAGAGCCTAGGTTGTTCTGTATGGATGAAGATAGAGCTGTGTGTCCTGTCTGTGAGTTTTCTCTCCACCACGGTCACAAGGTGGTTCCTATAGAAGAAGCAGTCAgtgagctgaaggaccagctgaAATGTGACTTAAAGTCTCTGCAGGACAAGAGGGACAAATACAAACAAGTGGAGGAAACATACAATGAAGTGATTGAACACTCCAAGAAGCAGCTGttgtccacagagaggcagatcaGAGCAGAGTTCAACAAGCTCCATCAGTTcctgaaagaggaagaggaatgcAGACTGGCAGCtgtgagggaggaagaggagcagaaggggaAGACTATCAGCAGAGAGATGAAGATGACTGAGGAGCAGAtctcctctctgtcacacagtaTCTGTGCTGTTGAAGAAGagctgcagaaacacaaggTGCCATTCCTCAGCAGTTATAAAGCCACTCAGAGCAGAGCCAGAGTCCAGTGCTCACTGTCAGATCCACAGCTGGTCTCAGGAGCGCTGATAGATGTGGCCAAACACCTGGGCAACCTGTCCTTCAGAGTCTGGGAGAAGATGAAGGACAAGGTCCACTTCAGTCCTGTCATTCTGGACCCAAACACTGCATACCCCCGTCTCTATCTGTCTGATGATCTGACCCGTGTGAGACGTGGAGACACGAAGCAGCAGCTTCCTGACAATCCAGAGAGATTCACTCAGTATTCAGATGTTCTGGGCTCTGAGGGCTTCAGCTCAGGGAAACACAgctgggaggtggaggtgggagacCATCCTCGCTGGATTTTGGGTTTGGCCAAAGAGGCAGTTGAcaggaagggaaagatatctacTTCACCAAAATATGGAAATTGGTGTTTATGTTATGATGATGGTAAATACACTAATGTTGTTGGTAAGACTGTCACAGTGAAGAAGAGTCTCCAGAGGATCAGAGTCCAGCTAGACTATGACAGGGGGGAGGTGTCCTTCTACGATCCTGAAGACATGACTCACATCTGCACTCACAGAGACGAtttcactgagaaactcttcCCATATTTCAATATTGGAAAGGCTGGTGATGCTAAAACTGCTGATATCAAAATGTGTCAAAGTGAGATTTCTCTGTGA
- the LOC144464239 gene encoding zinc-binding protein A33-like, producing MAEKIALVESFLSCHVCSETFRDPVSLSCNHSFCSSCLQKFWEQAKNKNCPICKRKSSKEFPDVNFTLKELADSFAGRQKAGSSETEKGEKKVEVVCSKHQEEPRLFCMDEDRAVCPVCEFSLHHGHKVVPIEQAVSELKDQLKCDLKSLQDKRDKYKQVEETYNEVIEHSKKQLLSTERQIRAEFNKLQQFLKEEEECRLAALREEEEQKGKTLSREMKMIEEQISSLSHSICAVEEELQKHKVPFLSSYKATQSRARVQCSLSDPQLVSGALIDVAKHLGNLSFRVWEKMKDKVHFSPVILDPNTAYPRLYLSDDLTSVRCEDTEQQLPDNPERFTQYSDVLGSEGFSSGKHSWEVEVGDHPRWILGLAKESVDRKGKISTSPKYGNWCLCYDDGKYTNVAGKTVTVKKSLQRIRVQLDYDRGKVSFYDPEDMTHICTHRDAFTEKLFPYFNIGKAGDAKTADIKMCQSEISL from the coding sequence ATGGCTGAAAAAATTGCTCTTGTTGAAAGTTTTCTGAGCTGCCATGTGTGTTCAGAGACTTTCAGAGATCCTGTGTCTCTGAGCTGCAACCACAGCTTCTGTTCAAGCTGCCTGCAAAAATTCTGGGAacaagctaaaaacaaaaactgtcccATTTGTAAAAGAAAATCCTCAAAGGAATTCCCAGATGTGAACTTTACACTGAAGGAACTGGCTGACTCCTTTGCTGGGAGACAGAAAGCTGGCTCAtctgagacagaaaaaggagagaagaaggtGGAGGTGGTGTGTAGTAAACATCAAGAAGAGCCTAGGTTGTTCTGTATGGATGAAGATAGAGCTGTGTGTCCTGTCTGTGAGTTTTCTCTCCACCACGGTCACAAGGTGGTTCCTATAGAACAAGCAGTCAgtgagctgaaggaccagctgaAATGTGACTTAAAGTCTCTGCAGGACAAGAGGGACAAATACAAACAAGTGGAGGAAACATACAATGAAGTGATTGAACACTCCAAGAAGCAGCTGttgtccacagagaggcagatcaGAGCAGAGTTCAACAAGCTCCAGCAGTTcctgaaagaggaagaggagtgcAGACTGGCAGCtctgagggaggaagaggagcagaaggggaAGACTCTCAGCAGAGAGATGAAGATGATTGAGGAGCAGAtctcctctctgtcacacagtaTCTGTGCTGTTGAAGAAGagctgcagaaacacaaggTGCCATTCCTCAGCAGTTATAAAGCCACTCAGAGCAGAGCCAGAGTCCAGTGCTCACTGTCAGATCCACAGCTGGTCTCAGGAGCGCTGATAGATGTGGCCAAACACCTGGGCAACCTGTCCTTCAGAGTCTGGGAGAAGATGAAGGACAAGGTCCACTTCAGTCCTGTCATTCTGGACCCAAACACTGCATACCCCCGTCTCTATCTGTCTGATGATCTGACCAGTGTGAGATGTGaagacacagagcagcagcttcCTGACAATCCAGAGAGATTCACTCAGTATTCAGATGTTCTGGGCTCTGAGGGTTTCAGCTCAGGGAAACACAgctgggaggtggaggtgggagacCATCCTCGCTGGATTTTGGGTTTGGCCAAAGAGTCAGTTGAcaggaagggaaagatatctacTTCACCAAAATATGGAAATTGGTGTTTATGTTATGATGATGGTAAATACACTAATGTTGCTGGTAAGACTGTCACAGTGAAGAAGAGTCTCCAGAGGATCAGAGTCCAGCTGGACTATGACAGGGGGAAGGTGTCCTTCTACGACCCTGAAGACATGACTCACATCTGCACTCACAGAGACGCtttcactgagaaactcttcCCATATTTCAATATTGGAAAGGCTGGTGATGCTAAAACTGCTGATATCAAAATGTGTCAAAGTGAGATTTCTCTGTGA
- the LOC144464242 gene encoding zinc-binding protein A33-like — protein sequence MADNTALLQSFLSCHVCSETFRDPVSLSCSHSFCSSCLQKFWEQAESKNCPLCKRKSSKTDPLVNFTLKDLADSFAGRQKAGSSETEKGEKKEEVVCSKHQEEPRLFCMDEDRAVCPVCEFSLHHGHKVVPIEEAVSELKDQLKCDLKSLQDKRDKYKQVEKTYNEVIELSKKQLLSTERQIRAEFNKLQQFLKEEEESRLAAVREEEEQKGKTISREMKMIEEQISSLSHSICAVEEELQKHKVPFLSSYKATQSRARVQCSLSDPQLVSGALIDVAKHLGNLSFRVWEKMKDKVHFSPVILDLNTAHPRLYLSDDLTRVRQGDTKQQLPDNPERFTQYSDVLGSEGFSSGKHSWEVEVGDHPRWILGLAKESVDRKGEIDASPEYGNWCLCYEDGKYTDVVGETVTVKKSLQRIRVQLDYDGGEVSFYDPEDMTHICTHRDTFTERLFPYISIGAAGDAKTADIKMCQSEISL from the coding sequence ATGGCTGACAATACTGCTCTCCTCCAAAGTTTCCTGAGCTGCCACGTGTGTTCAGAGACTTTCAGAGATCCTGTGTCTCTGAGCTGCAGCCACAGCTTCTGTTCAAGCTGCCTGCAAAAATTCTGGGAACAAGCTGAAAGCAAAAACTGTCCCCTTTGTAAAAGAAAATCCTCAAAGACTGATCCATTAGTGAACTTTACACTGAAGGACCTGGCTGACTCCTTTGCTGGGAGACAGAAAGCTGGCTCAtctgagacagaaaaaggagagaagaaggaggaggtggtgtGTAGTAAACATCAAGAAGAGCCTAGATTGTTCTGTATGGATGAAGATAGAGCTGTGTGTCCTGTCTGTGAGTTTTCTCTCCACCACGGTCACAAGGTGGTTCCTATAGAAGAAGCAGTCAgtgagctgaaggaccagctgaAATGTGACTTAAAGTCTCTGCAGGACAAGAGGGACAAATACAAACAAGTGGAGAAAACATACAATGAAGTGATTGAACTCTCCAAGAAGCAGCTGttgtccacagagaggcagatcaGAGCAGAGTTCAACAAGCTCCAGCAGTTcctgaaagaggaagaggagtccAGACTGGCAGCtgtgagggaggaagaggagcagaaggggaAGACTATCAGCAGAGAGATGAAGATGATTGAGGAGCAGAtctcctctctgtcacacagtaTCTGTGCTGTTGAAGAAGagctgcagaaacacaaggTGCCATTCCTCAGCAGTTATAAAGCCACTCAGAGCAGAGCCAGAGTCCAGTGCTCACTGTCAGATCCACAGCTGGTCTCAGGAGCGCTGATAGATGTGGCCAAACACCTGGGCAACCTGTCCTTCAGAGTCTGGGAGAAGATGAAGGACAAGGTCCACTTCAGTCCTGTCATTCTGGACCTAAACACTGCACACCCCCGTCTCTATCTGTCTGATGATCTGACCCGTGTGAGACAGGGAGACACAAAGCAGCAGCTTCCTGACAATCCAGAACGATTCACTCAGTATTCAGATGTTCTGGGCTCTGAGGGCTTCAGCTCAGGGAAACACAgctgggaggtggaggtgggagacCATCCTCGCTGGATTTTGGGTTTGGCCAAAGAGTCAGTTGACAGGAAGGGAGAGATAGATGCTTCACCAGAATATGGAAATTGGTGTTTATGTTATGAAGATGGAAAATACACTGATGTTGTTGGTGAGACTGTCACAGTGAAGAAGAGTCTCCAGAGGATCAGAGTCCAGCTGGACTATGACGGGGGGGAGGTGTCCTTCTACGACCCTGAAGACATGACTCACATCTGCACTCACAGAGACACTTTCACTGAGAGACTCTTCCCATATATCAGTATTGGAGCGGCTGGTGATGCTAAAACTGCTGATATCAAAATGTGTCAAAGTGAGATTTCTCTGTGA
- the LOC144464241 gene encoding nuclear factor 7, brain-like, with translation MAEKIALVESFLSCHVCSETFRDPVTLSCNHSFCSSCLQKFWEQAKNKNCPICKRKSSKEFPDVNFTLKELADSFAGRQKAGSSETEKGEKKVEVVCSKHQEEPRLFCMDEDRAVCPVCEFSLHHGHKVVPIEEAVSELKDQLKCDLKSLQDKRDKYKQVEETYNEVIEHSKKQLLSTERQIRAEFNKLHQFLKEEEECRLAAVREEEEQKGKTLSREMKMTEEQISSLSHSICAVEEELQKHKVPFLSSYKATQSRARVQCSLSDPQLVSGALIDVAKHLGNLSFRVWEKMKDKVHFSPVILDPNTAYPRLYLSDDLTRVRRGDTKQQLPDNPERFTQYSDVLGSEGFSSGKHSWEVEVGDHPRWILGLAKEAVDRKGKISTSPKYGNWCLCYDDGKYTNVVGKTVTVKKSLQRIRVQLDYDRGEVSFYDPEDMTHICTHRDDFTEKLFPYFNIGKAGDAKTADIKMCQSEISL, from the coding sequence ATGGCTGAAAAAATTGCTCTTGTTGAAAGTTTTCTGAGCTGCCATGTGTGTTCAGAGACTTTCAGAGATCCTGTGACTCTGAGCTGCAACCACAGCTTCTGTTCAAGCTGCCTGCAAAAATTCTGGGAacaagctaaaaacaaaaactgtcccATTTGTAAAAGAAAATCCTCAAAGGAATTCCCAGATGTGAACTTTACACTGAAGGAACTGGCTGACTCCTTTGCTGGGAGACAGAAAGCTGGCTCAtctgagacagaaaaaggagagaagaaggtGGAGGTGGTGTGTAGTAAACATCAAGAAGAGCCTAGGTTGTTCTGTATGGATGAAGATAGAGCTGTGTGTCCTGTCTGTGAGTTTTCTCTCCACCACGGTCACAAGGTGGTTCCTATAGAAGAAGCAGTCAgtgagctgaaggaccagctgaAATGTGACTTAAAGTCTCTGCAGGACAAGAGGGACAAATACAAACAAGTGGAGGAAACATACAATGAAGTGATTGAACACTCCAAGAAGCAGCTGttgtccacagagaggcagatcaGAGCAGAGTTCAACAAGCTCCATCAGTTcctgaaagaggaagaggaatgcAGACTGGCAGCtgtgagggaggaagaggagcagaaggggaAGACTCTCAGCAGAGAGATGAAGATGACGGAGGAGCAGAtctcctctctgtcacacagtaTCTGTGCTGTTGAAGAAGagctgcagaaacacaaggTGCCATTCCTCAGCAGTTATAAAGCCACTCAGAGCAGAGCCAGAGTCCAGTGCTCACTGTCAGATCCACAGCTGGTCTCAGGAGCGCTGATAGATGTGGCCAAACACCTGGGCAACCTGTCCTTCAGAGTCTGGGAGAAGATGAAGGACAAGGTCCACTTCAGTCCTGTCATTCTGGACCCAAACACTGCATACCCCCGTCTCTATCTGTCTGATGATCTGACCCGTGTGAGACGTGGAGACACGAAGCAGCAGCTTCCTGACAATCCAGAGAGATTCACTCAGTATTCAGATGTTCTGGGCTCTGAGGGCTTCAGCTCAGGGAAACACAgctgggaggtggaggtgggagacCATCCTCGCTGGATTTTGGGTTTGGCCAAAGAGGCAGTTGAcaggaagggaaagatatctacTTCACCAAAATATGGAAATTGGTGTTTATGTTATGATGATGGTAAATACACTAATGTTGTTGGTAAGACTGTCACAGTGAAGAAGAGTCTCCAGAGGATCAGAGTCCAGCTAGACTATGACAGGGGGGAGGTGTCCTTCTACGATCCTGAAGACATGACTCACATCTGCACTCACAGAGACGAtttcactgagaaactcttcCCATATTTCAATATTGGAAAGGCTGGTGATGCTAAAACTGCTGATATCAAAATGTGTCAAAGTGAGATTTCTCTGTGA
- the LOC144464240 gene encoding zinc-binding protein A33-like, translated as MADNTALLQSFLSCHVCSETFRDPVSLSCSHSFCSSCLQKFWEQAESKNCPLCKRKSSKTDPLVNFTLKDLADSFAGRQKAGSSETEKGEKKEEVVCSKHQEEPRLFCMDEDRAVCPVCEFSLHHGHKVVPIEQAVSELKDQLKCDLKSLQDKRDKYKQVEKTYNEVIELSKKQLLSTERQIRAEFNKLQQFLKEEEESRLAAVREEEEQKGKTISREMKMIEEQISSLSHSICAVEEELQKHKVPFLSSYKATQSRARVQCSLSDPQLVSGALIDVAKHLGNLSFRVWEKMKDKVHFSPVILDLNTAHPRLYLSDDLTSVRQGDTKQQLPDNPERFTQYSDVLGSEGFSSGKHSWEVEVGDHPHWILGLAKESVDRKGEIDASPEYGNWCLCYEDGKYTDVVGETVTVKKSLQRIRVQLDYDGGEVSFYDPEDMTHICTHRDTFTERLFPYISIGAAGDAKTADIKMCQSEISL; from the coding sequence ATGGCTGACAATACTGCTCTCCTCCAAAGTTTCCTGAGCTGCCACGTGTGTTCAGAGACTTTCAGAGATCCTGTGTCTCTGAGCTGCAGCCACAGCTTCTGTTCAAGCTGCCTGCAAAAATTCTGGGAACAAGCTGAAAGCAAAAACTGTCCCCTTTGTAAAAGAAAATCCTCAAAGACTGATCCATTAGTGAACTTTACACTGAAGGACCTGGCTGACTCCTTTGCTGGGAGACAGAAAGCTGGCTCAtctgagacagaaaaaggagagaagaaggaggaggtggtgtGTAGTAAACATCAAGAAGAGCCTAGATTGTTCTGTATGGATGAAGATAGAGCTGTGTGTCCTGTCTGTGAGTTTTCTCTCCACCACGGTCACAAGGTGGTTCCTATAGAACAAGCAGTCAgtgagctgaaggaccagctgaAATGTGACTTAAAGTCTCTGCAGGACAAGAGGGACAAATACAAACAAGTGGAGAAAACATACAATGAAGTGATTGAACTCTCCAAGAAGCAGCTGttgtccacagagaggcagatcaGAGCAGAGTTCAACAAGCTCCAGCAGTTcctgaaagaggaagaggagtccAGACTGGCAGCtgtgagggaggaagaggagcagaaggggaAGACTATCAGCAGAGAGATGAAGATGATTGAGGAGCAGAtctcctctctgtcacacagtaTCTGTGCTGTTGAAGAAGagctgcagaaacacaaggTGCCATTCCTCAGCAGTTATAAAGCCACTCAGAGCAGAGCCAGAGTCCAGTGCTCACTGTCAGATCCACAGCTGGTCTCAGGAGCGCTGATAGATGTGGCCAAACACCTGGGCAACCTGTCCTTCAGAGTCTGGGAGAAGATGAAGGACAAGGTCCACTTCAGTCCTGTCATTCTGGACCTAAACACTGCACACCCCCGTCTCTATCTGTCTGATGATCTGACCAGTGTGAGACAGGGAGACACAAAGCAGCAGCTTCCTGACAATCCAGAACGATTCACTCAGTATTCAGATGTTCTGGGCTCTGAGGGCTTCAGCTCAGGGAAACACAgctgggaggtggaggtgggagacCATCCTCACTGGATTTTGGGTTTGGCCAAAGAGTCAGTTGACAGGAAGGGAGAGATAGATGCTTCACCAGAATATGGAAATTGGTGTTTATGTTATGAAGATGGAAAATACACTGATGTTGTTGGTGAGACTGTCACAGTGAAGAAGAGTCTCCAGAGGATCAGAGTCCAGCTGGACTATGACGGGGGGGAGGTGTCCTTCTACGACCCTGAAGACATGACTCACATCTGCACTCACAGAGACACTTTCACTGAGAGACTCTTCCCATATATCAGTATTGGAGCGGCTGGTGATGCTAAAACTGCTGATATCAAAATGTGTCAAAGTGAGATTTCTCTGTGA